The sequence below is a genomic window from Macadamia integrifolia cultivar HAES 741 chromosome 1, SCU_Mint_v3, whole genome shotgun sequence.
TTTACAATGTGCCTTCATTTTCAAACGAGGAAGATCTCTATGGTTGTTATAAGTCCATGCAATGCCAGATCAGATTCATTGATGGTCAGGAGAATTACATGAAGGAAGAGCTGAAGAATTTAAAGCAAGAATTGTTCCAGGCCCAGAACGAAGTGGAGAAGATAAAATCAGTTCCTCTCATTGTTGGTCAGTTTATGGAAGTGGTTGATGAGAACAGTGGCATTGTTGGCTCGACTACTGGTTCCAATTACTATGTTAGGATTCTCAGCACCATCAACCGGGAGCTGTTGAAACCTTCGTCATCAGTGGCATTGCACCGTCACTCAAATGCCCTTGTTGATGTATTGCCACCTGAAGCTGACTCGAGCATTTCACTTTTGAGCCAGTCAGAAAAGCCAGATGTTACCTATAATGTAATTCTTCTTATCGAACTTCAGTGTTTTCAATAGTTACGGGATATCTCTATGACTTATCTCAATATATTATTGTCGTTGCTGTGGTGCAGGTCCTGTCTTTTGTTAGTTTATCAGGTCTGTGTTATCTTTTCTTTatcgttttattttttaatacttttGTAGTTtggttttaactttttttttctttagaatttcctttattttcttgtcttttcttttccagaTACAGCGAAATTTGGTTGCCTGGAGGTAATAGGCTGAATGAGTAATGCTGTatataaaattgaagaaaaagagacAGATATAAGGAATGACTGCTAGGGTTCGACCACTAAATTActattggaaaaaaaagaaaccatcCTCTTAACCATAAACAAAATCACTCCATACATTAAATCTGAATATATTTATTGAATTACATTCCTATTTATAGACCATGACTAGACTACATTTCAAActcaaaaaatcatgaaagACTACTACTTGGACATTAAATTTCTAATAACAAAGATCTATAACCAAATAATTCaacttggggggggggggggggggggagaactaTCTTGTCACcgttaagttaaaaaaaaaaaaccttaattatCCAACCAAACTTACTACCAATATTACTCAAAACTGAAAGCTACTAAAAATAGTAAATACCGAACTCACTGTAATAGTATTGTACCTCTCCTCCATCCCACAATAAAAATCCTCCGTCCTGTTTTTGGCTGTCCCAAATTCTTTGTCCATCTAACCAATTAAGTAGTGACCTTTTGGAATACTATGTTGCTCTCTTGCAGTGATTAGCTCTTCATTCAGTCCCAACTTGAAGAGAGTTTAGGCAAGTAATGGGAGGGTAAAGTTGATAAAGGAGGGGACTTGTGATGATTTAACCACTCGTCGTTAAACTTTTGGCTTTCTTAAAAGTGAGACAGTGGTAGTACTTTTCTATCTAGACCAAATAATGTATCAtagattcattaaaaaaaatggtataatAGACTTACGTAAGATGTTAAAAATGATAAATACTAAAAGTAGTTAAAGCTGAAATTACTAAAAGTATTGAATCAACAACATTTCTGTAAAAATGCTCCCACATTATTTTGTTAGGTAAATTGTGAATTCAGAATGTTCCATTAATTTTTGGTTTCCATGTTTTGGTTGAACTAAGAAGTCCTTTGCCCTGCTTTCATTCAAATCCATCTTATGAGTAATTCTCCACTGATCCTCAACCACTTTTGTCTtgtcatgcattgaggacaatCCAAAAGAATAATTGTTACATGTTGTGAACGTTATGGGATGTTATCAGgaccatggatttttttttatccttgctAAATCAAACTCATGCATAGAATGGATATTAACAATTACATGAAATTTTGTTGGTGTAGCTGTACCTTATGTGAGATCAGTAATTAATAGATTTGTGGTGCAAAGCTTGTATGCTTTATGTCTGGGTTCTGCAGTCCACTTATGTTTCTTTATGTGATGGAACTCTATTGTTTGGGCCACATTTATTTTTCAGGATTGCCTAACCTTCTTGTTAGATATTAATTCCACCGCTTTTCAATCACTCAACGTGCTTCTTCTTGTGCTAGGACATTGGTGGATGTGACATTCAAAAGCAGGAAATCCGTGAAGCTGTTGAGTTACCTTTGACACATCAGGAGCAATACAAACAGATTGGCATAGATCCCCCTCGAGGAGTATTGCTTTATGGACCTCCCGGCACTGGTAAAACAATGCTTGCCAAGGCTGTTGCTCATCACACGAGTGCAGCCTTCATTAGGATGGTTGGTTCAGAATTTGTTCAGAAGTATATAGGCGAGGTATGTTTAACCTTACTTCTTACTATCTTTCTTTATGTTATTACTATTTTAATGGTGATAGGATGCAGGTCTAGTGCAGTTCCTGCTCCCCGATTTCTGCCACATGACATACCAACTGGAGAACTTCAAACTATTGAATGGGAAGAGGGTATTATGTCTGGGTCAGGTGTCATATCTGGGACCCTAATCATCCATATGGCCTACCTTCTATTGCACAGTTCCCCTTATATTTTTATAGATTCCATGATAATTCAAAGATTTGTGTTTTCCTTCCCTTGTTCTTTCCTGTGTTTTCATACTTCTCAGAGTAAACTTCCTCCGTGGACAAGCATGGGGCTTAGTCAATTAGAACCTGGTTGTGCTGCTTGATGCTCCGATGGACAACAAAAATAGTGGGGCATATTGGATTCAAACTTGGCATATAAGTAGGGGATGGGGCCTATGTGCCACTTTAATTTGGACCCCACCTGACCTGTCATGTGGCAAATGGAGCCACTGGAACTGCAGCAATTTGCAAGTACAGtggacctgcacctgctcactCTACTTTTTTTGGCTACCTTCTTGGCTAACTTGTATGGAAAAACTATGTGAACCCTTCCTAACTTGGTTTTGGAGCTTCTTGATTGTTCCTTCTTTCTCACTCTTTATATCTTCGTGGAAATTTATTCCATGATTTCATCAGTCATTCTGCCTTTGTGAATGATATTAATAGGTcatgtttggattttttttttcttttcccctcatCCATGGTATGTTGATGCATGGTTATTGGAATATCTACTATTGGAAGGTAAAAACTCTATAAATTTAAGTTCTGTTTGGATGATACAAAAGAGTTTTTTTCGTACCCTTATGAATTCCAATATCATGTTTGTCATGTTTGGATggagtttcaaattttttttatgataattaTCTTGAGGGATCATAAACTAATTATCTTAAATAGAGGAATCAAGCATGAACCCATGCAACGAAGTT
It includes:
- the LOC122085872 gene encoding 26S proteasome regulatory subunit 6B homolog, with the protein product MAASAVLVDPRFYNVPSFSNEEDLYGCYKSMQCQIRFIDGQENYMKEELKNLKQELFQAQNEVEKIKSVPLIVGQFMEVVDENSGIVGSTTGSNYYVRILSTINRELLKPSSSVALHRHSNALVDVLPPEADSSISLLSQSEKPDVTYNDIGGCDIQKQEIREAVELPLTHQEQYKQIGIDPPRGVLLYGPPGTGKTMLAKAVAHHTSAAFIRMVGSEFVQKYIGEGPRMVRDVFRLAKENAPAIIFIDEVDAIATARFDAQTGADREVQRILMELLNQMDGFDQTVNVKVIMATNRADTLDPALLRPGRLDRKIEFPLPDRRQKRLVFQVSTAKMNLSDEVDLEDYVSRPDKISAAEIVAICQEAGIQAVRKNRYVIMPKDFEKGYRANVKKPVTDFDFYK